The DNA window CGAGTCAGCGCACCGCGCGGCGGACGCGCAGTGCAGCAGTAACGGCCAGGGTGATGATCGATCCGACCGCTGCCGCGCCCAACAGCCACACGCCCTGCGCCAGATCGAAGTTCCACCCGATGAAGTTGATGCGTGTGTGCACGGTGTTCTGGAGTGCGAAGATCACCAGGGCGACGATCAGCACGAGCGCGATCACCAGCGAGAACTTGGTGAAGCCGCCGCTGCGTCGACGTGCGGGGGTGGTTGCGGAATCGGTGGAGGTCATCAGGAGTTCCTGTCTGCATGTGATTGGAAGTTGCAGATACTTAGTCGGTTGGGGACCGCGAAAGCAAACGCCGACGGTAGTGTGATGTGTGTCACACTTCTTTCCGGACCGAACGACTATCTGGGTCACTCTGAGTGACTCGAGTAGTCATTCGGTCACTTCGGCACGCAAAATTGCATACAAAAATGTGTCCGACCAGGCATCCTTGTTCCACCAATCCTGGATGAAGTGCCCTTCCCGACGCATGCCCACGCGTTCGGCGAGCCGTGCGGACGCGGCATTTTCGGCGTCCATCTGAGCGATCGCGCGGTGCACCCGATCCAGGGAGAACACTGTTTCGATCAGCGCGGTGACGGCCTCGGTTGCGTAACCGCGGCCTGCGTAGGCGGGCGAGAACGTCCAGCCCAGTTCGACGGTGTGGTCGGTGTCGTTCACGAAATGAGCGCTGACGTTTCCGATGATCCGGCCGTCGAGAGTGGCCACGACATTGAGGTCGCCTGTGTCGAGATCCGTACGTGCACTGCGAATCTCCACGTTCTCGCGCGCGTCGGACTCGGTCCACGGACCGTGCAGTAGATAGCGGCAGACTTCCTCGTCGCCGTAGTACTCGAGCAGTTGTGCCTCGTCGCCGATCCGGTAGTGGCGGAGGCGGAGTCGAGGTGTTGCGATCGAGAAGTCAGTC is part of the Rhodococcus sovatensis genome and encodes:
- a CDS encoding DUF1049 domain-containing protein, with translation MTSTDSATTPARRRSGGFTKFSLVIALVLIVALVIFALQNTVHTRINFIGWNFDLAQGVWLLGAAAVGSIITLAVTAALRVRRAVR
- a CDS encoding GNAT family N-acetyltransferase, which codes for MDTPSTDFSIATPRLRLRHYRIGDEAQLLEYYGDEEVCRYLLHGPWTESDARENVEIRSARTDLDTGDLNVVATLDGRIIGNVSAHFVNDTDHTVELGWTFSPAYAGRGYATEAVTALIETVFSLDRVHRAIAQMDAENAASARLAERVGMRREGHFIQDWWNKDAWSDTFLYAILRAEVTE